One genomic region from Muriicola soli encodes:
- the hemA gene encoding glutamyl-tRNA reductase has translation MKNYHLSKHNSFYTVGLSYLKADAVLRGKFSLDESAEENILKEARKLGIDGLLITATCNRTELHGFAQHPFQLIKLLCDNSKGSVEEFQEVGYVYKNYEAINHLFRVGTGLDSQILGDFEIISQIKKGFTRSKKNGLGNPFLERLTNSILQASKRIKNETEISSGATSVAFASVQYILENISDISEKNILLFGTGKIGRNTCENLLKHTENTHITLINRTRDRAEKIAGKFNLLVKDYGELQEEIRQADILVVATGAQTPTISKSLIHINKPLLILDLSIPKNVAEDVTEVPQLTLVHLDHLSQRTDKTLEKRKKYIPKAEKIIEEVKKEFIQWLETRKFAPVIKALKQKLKTMKEQELDFQSKKLPDFNSEQADIISERIIQKITKQFANHLKDTEVDADDSLELIQRVFQLEVDKL, from the coding sequence ATGAAGAATTACCACTTATCTAAACACAATTCGTTCTACACGGTGGGGTTGAGTTATCTGAAAGCCGATGCGGTTTTAAGAGGTAAATTCAGTCTCGATGAATCTGCAGAAGAAAACATCCTGAAAGAAGCAAGGAAACTCGGTATCGATGGATTGTTGATCACAGCCACTTGTAATAGGACCGAACTTCACGGATTTGCTCAACATCCCTTTCAGTTGATCAAGCTTTTATGTGATAATTCCAAAGGTAGTGTAGAGGAATTTCAGGAAGTGGGATACGTGTACAAAAATTACGAAGCCATCAATCATCTGTTTAGGGTAGGCACAGGCCTGGACAGTCAGATTCTCGGCGACTTTGAGATTATAAGTCAGATCAAAAAAGGATTTACCCGCTCTAAGAAAAACGGATTGGGCAATCCTTTTCTCGAACGCCTTACCAACTCCATCCTGCAGGCGAGCAAGAGGATTAAAAATGAAACCGAGATCTCGAGTGGTGCCACTTCTGTAGCCTTCGCATCGGTGCAATATATCCTTGAGAACATCTCCGATATATCTGAAAAGAACATTTTGCTTTTCGGTACGGGCAAGATTGGAAGAAACACTTGTGAAAATCTTCTCAAGCATACTGAAAATACCCATATTACGCTTATCAACAGGACCAGGGACAGGGCCGAGAAAATTGCCGGAAAATTCAATCTACTGGTGAAAGACTACGGAGAATTACAGGAAGAGATCCGGCAAGCCGACATCCTCGTCGTGGCTACAGGAGCGCAAACCCCTACGATTTCAAAATCCCTGATCCATATCAATAAACCCCTGCTAATCCTCGACCTTTCTATCCCGAAGAATGTGGCGGAAGACGTAACTGAAGTACCTCAGCTAACTCTCGTCCATTTAGACCACCTATCACAGCGCACAGACAAGACCCTTGAAAAACGCAAAAAATACATTCCCAAAGCGGAAAAGATCATCGAAGAGGTAAAGAAAGAGTTTATTCAATGGCTGGAAACCCGAAAATTTGCTCCGGTCATCAAGGCCTTAAAGCAGAAGCTGAAAACCATGAAGGAACAGGAGCTCGATTTTCAATCGAAGAAGTTACCCGACTTTAATTCGGAACAGGCTGATATTATTTCGGAAAGAATCATCCAGAAAATCACCAAACAATTTGCCAATCATTTAAAGGATACCGAAGTG
- a CDS encoding AraC family transcriptional regulator yields the protein MEQKNIAEGSIQEIHIEHGFSILKVQNETSEIQAFTKNIDRSFLQFHFCIKGGVKFIYNQGGYALDVPAEQSLLLYNTQLDLPLNCELQANSWMLSLVMSIQKFHSLFSLQAEYIPFLSEDFKDKKYYTQELITPPIAVVLSQIMNYNLHPNITDLYLKGKVYELIALYFNRADTTSIEQCPFLADEDNVKRIRRAKEIILERMVEPPTLKELSEEIGLSLKKLKEGFKQIYGDTVYSFLFDYKMELARKMLESNQYNVNEVGLKVGYSTSSHFIASFKKKYGTTPKKYLMAQGQ from the coding sequence ATGGAACAGAAAAATATCGCTGAAGGTTCAATACAGGAAATCCATATTGAACACGGTTTTTCGATCTTAAAAGTGCAGAATGAAACTTCTGAAATACAGGCGTTTACCAAAAATATAGACCGTTCCTTTTTGCAATTTCATTTTTGTATCAAAGGCGGGGTGAAATTTATTTACAATCAGGGCGGGTACGCTCTGGACGTACCGGCAGAGCAATCCCTTTTGTTGTATAATACTCAGCTGGACCTTCCCTTAAATTGCGAATTGCAAGCCAATTCCTGGATGTTGTCTCTGGTAATGAGTATTCAGAAATTCCATTCTCTATTTTCCCTTCAGGCAGAGTATATTCCTTTTCTCAGCGAAGATTTTAAAGATAAGAAATACTATACCCAGGAATTGATAACCCCGCCAATTGCCGTGGTCTTGAGTCAGATCATGAATTATAACCTTCATCCAAATATCACTGATTTATACCTCAAAGGAAAAGTTTACGAGTTGATAGCCTTGTATTTTAACCGTGCAGATACCACTTCGATAGAACAGTGTCCATTTCTGGCTGATGAAGATAATGTAAAACGCATCAGGCGGGCCAAGGAAATTATTCTGGAGCGAATGGTCGAACCCCCTACATTAAAAGAACTCTCTGAGGAAATTGGTCTAAGCCTGAAAAAACTCAAGGAGGGATTCAAACAGATATACGGTGACACGGTATACAGTTTTCTTTTTGACTATAAGATGGAATTGGCCAGAAAAATGCTCGAATCTAATCAATACAATGTCAACGAAGTTGGACTAAAAGTGGGATACAGTACTTCCAGCCACTTCATTGCTTCCTTCAAAAAGAAGTATGGAACTACGCCAAAAAAATATCTGATGGCTCAAGGGCAATAA